The genomic segment GATGCCTTTCTGGCGCAGGTCAGTCGCATCGTTAACCATGCAGCTCTGCTCGATCGCGATCGGGTGCAGCCCCAAGCTAGAGAAGCACTCGATTTACTGCGCCAGTGCGGGGTGCGAGTGGTGCTGGTCACCCTCCGTCCCCCCGATCAGGTAATGGACTTTCTAGACCAGCACGATCTCCGCTGGGCCGTCAGCGACCTCTACGGTATGCCCCAGCTAGAAGCCGCCTACAGCAACCAAGCGAATCATAAGGTGGAGCGGCTAGGGGCGGCGATCGCCACCCAACAACGCCAGGGCTACGACCTCCGTCAAAGCTGGATGGTTGGTGATACCGAAGCCGACATCATGGCTGGCCAGACCCTTGGCATAGAAACCGTTGCCGTTACCTGCGGCATTCGCAGCAGTAGCTATCTTCAGGGGTTTCGTCCCACCCATCTACTGCCCGATTTGTGGACAGCCTGCCAAAAACTTCAGCAGCGAGTCACTTTAGGCGGGTGTGCTTAGGCAATTTTCATCCAGGAACCTGTCCTAAACACCTAATAGTACGAATCGTCCAGGCCGCTAAGGCAGCCTGGACGATTCGAGATTGATTAAGGCAGCTATTTGAAAAGATGGGGTGCTCAGAAATTGCGATCGCCTACTGCCTATCTACCCTCTAAGGCTCAGCGACGTAGCGCTCCCACCAGTGGTTGAGGGGATAGTAAAGCGCTGGAGCCCATAGACTACTCAAAATAGCTGAGCTCAGCGCTACCCGCTGGTGATATATCCAGATTCTGCCCAGGGGTGGGTAAAGCGAATTGGCCGATAAAAGCTGATCAAAACTAATTTGCAGCGCCAACACCGTTTCTGCAATGACCGCCATCGCAAATACAATCAGCGCCACCGACACAATGTCTTCCTGGAGGTAGCGCTGCTTTTGCAGCCTTGCCGTTAGTACGCCAACCACAATCAAGCTAAGGGTGTGGGTTGGGTTAGGGGAGGTCATCGCATCCTGCAGCAGGCCCAGCACCAGCCCGGCTATAGCGGCCTCCCACTGGGTACGCTTGATGCTCCAGGCCACTACCCAGATTAGCAACCAGTGAGGGGCTACCCCCAGCAGTTCCATCCCCGGTATGCGACTGGGCAGCAGCAGGAGGCAGACCAGCACCGACGCTGCCGTGACTAGGCTATTGATCACCCAGGGCTGACGCCATAGGGGCAATGACGATGCTCTTACCCCTAGGGTCATGGCTGAGCTCCGTCGCCGCTTTCAGGGACAAGACCATTTTCGGGCGTTGCCCCCGGCAGCACGGGTAAATCCACCGTTTCTTGCGGTTCAAAGGGATGGATGATCGCCCACTCCAGGATCGATAGGGGCGACGATACCTGAATGACTGCTTCTGGAGCCGGGCTCTTGGTTAGATCGATGGATTCGATGCGTCCGATGGGGATGTCTTGGGGAAACAGGCGGCTGTAGGAGGAAGTAACAATTACGTCACCGGCTTTAACGTCGGGGAGTTTTTCAAAAAACTCCATGACCACTCGGTTGTTAGATTGCCCTCTCACCACCCCCATGGCCCGGCTGCGGCTGACCTTGGCCCCTACCCGGCTAGTGGGGTCACTGATTAACAACACCCGTGAAGTGCTGGGAGACACCGCTACTACCCGGCCAATCAACCCGCCTGGGCCGGTCACTATATGCCCAGTTGCTACATCGTTACGGCTGCCCCGGTTGAGAACAACGTGCTGCCACCAGTGGTCAGCTCCGCGTCCGATTACCGTTGCCCGCACCCCATCCAGGGGATTGGCAGCTTCATAGTCGTTCAGGGTTTGCAGAGACCGATTTTGGTTCTCTAGCTCCACAATGCGTTGCTGGAGCTCAAGGATATAGCTGTTTTCGAACTGCTGCTCTCGGCTCATGCCCGGCTGTAGAGGCCGGGTTAACCAGTGATAGGTTTCGTAAATAACGG from the Nodosilinea sp. FACHB-141 genome contains:
- the mreD gene encoding rod shape-determining protein MreD codes for the protein MTLGVRASSLPLWRQPWVINSLVTAASVLVCLLLLPSRIPGMELLGVAPHWLLIWVVAWSIKRTQWEAAIAGLVLGLLQDAMTSPNPTHTLSLIVVGVLTARLQKQRYLQEDIVSVALIVFAMAVIAETVLALQISFDQLLSANSLYPPLGRIWIYHQRVALSSAILSSLWAPALYYPLNHWWERYVAEP
- a CDS encoding HAD family hydrolase, with the protein product MSAITLFCDFDGPIADVSERYYATYRQGLDWVQATAQAEGNPVTIRHLSKSQFWTFKQNRVPDRQIAHWSGLEGATIDAFLAQVSRIVNHAALLDRDRVQPQAREALDLLRQCGVRVVLVTLRPPDQVMDFLDQHDLRWAVSDLYGMPQLEAAYSNQANHKVERLGAAIATQQRQGYDLRQSWMVGDTEADIMAGQTLGIETVAVTCGIRSSSYLQGFRPTHLLPDLWTACQKLQQRVTLGGCA
- the mreC gene encoding rod shape-determining protein MreC translates to MFALRRWWTRNALKAGMVTLAISSAWLMRANDGAVIYETYHWLTRPLQPGMSREQQFENSYILELQQRIVELENQNRSLQTLNDYEAANPLDGVRATVIGRGADHWWQHVVLNRGSRNDVATGHIVTGPGGLIGRVVAVSPSTSRVLLISDPTSRVGAKVSRSRAMGVVRGQSNNRVVMEFFEKLPDVKAGDVIVTSSYSRLFPQDIPIGRIESIDLTKSPAPEAVIQVSSPLSILEWAIIHPFEPQETVDLPVLPGATPENGLVPESGDGAQP